In the Halictus rubicundus isolate RS-2024b chromosome 12, iyHalRubi1_principal, whole genome shotgun sequence genome, TTCGTATTTCAGTCAGTAAATGCAGAGAATTATTCGATCGGAATAAGAAGAGAACTGCCGTACCTTTCTGGCTTGAAGTTGCATCATGTTAGGTATTTTTCTCAGTACGATTGCACCAGTGTCGCATGAAGTTCGTCCGAGTTCATGGATACGAGACAAACCATGTGGTCGGCGTTTGGTTTGGTTATTTGGAGCGTACCACGTGGAATtgtcaaaatataaattttttttatagatgTAACTCGTACATAGTCGTACTATTGATGTATGGGGTATATAATACCAAGTGTAGTTATCAAACACGTCAGTCCACCAGGAATCAAGCGACAAAATGCATGTGAAGTTGAATGCACGACGTGCGTCCACAACCGTCGAAGTAATAGACGTAGACGATTTAGTTTTGGCGAGAAAAGGCGGAGGTAGCATAATTGATCACCGGCCAGTCTTTTCTCACGATGGAGAGTaagtttttatttcgctcctttACAATATTAACGTTTTACTAATGTCTGTTGATCAGTTATGGGAAATTGAAAGTGTACCGAGTGTAAAGCCAAGTTTCGCTTAATGGGGTGTATGTCATTGTATTCTCTTATTAACTAAATCATTAACAGCACAGTTTTAAATAGCACAGCATTTCATTGTTACAGGACACTGTATATAATATGGAAACACTATATAAGAGCTTATAGCACACAAACCGGAGACTTTGTAAAGGAATTAGAGCCAGCAAGTCATCGGATTAGTGCACTAATTGTACATCCTGAAAATTTCAATACCATTATTGCCTGTACAGAGAACGGGGAACTGAATTTCTGGAGTTGTCAAAGTGGCATTATCACTAAAAAATTAGtatgaatattaaatgtatttttcaataATCTGAAGCTACATCTTTGTCGTACAGAATTCCTACAGTTTCATTAATggctttatatttttatatagaaaTTGAACTTCCAAGAAGAACCAAAAGTAAAAACTTTTCATATTGTAAATTATAAGACTCATAAAGGAAACGAGTTGAGTCAAGTTCTTATAACTTATATTTCAAAATGTAACAAATTGATCTATGTAGTTTTATTTGATCTAGATACTGGAGTTTGTGCTAAATCTACCTGTATATCGTGAGTATAACTGTACGATCGATAAATTTACTTTTTCACGTTATCATATTTTTTCATCAATTGTTACAGAATTAATTCTCAAGAATATTATGTTGATATAATTGGGAATCATGGAGAAAATTTAATAGCAATTCTTCATGATGTAGATTTGCACATTCTAAATCCGTCCAGAAATCTTGTAGATAAATTGTATGTATCTAGTtccataaaaattatattattaattagagaacagaaaattcaacaagaaattcttaaaaattactgtatcttACAATCGTAGACACAAGACAGGCAAAACTGGTAGAATACCAACATGTATTGCTGGACATCCGGAAGAAGAGTGCGTGGCCACAGGAGATTCGACTGGTCGTGTAGTGGTATGGAAGAGTTTGTTCCAATCGAGACCTTACACAGCAGTATACCATTGGCACACGTTACCAGTAACGGAAATAGCATTCAGTAAATCAGGTAAATATAGAACTTGCAATAGATATTCAGTTGAGTGaaagtttaaataattttatacaaattgcAGGTGGTCATATGTACACTGGAGGAGGAGAATGTGTACTAGTAAAATGGGTTTTAGCAAACCCACAACATAAGTCTTTTCTCCCGCGACTACCGGCTCCTATAAAACATCTTACCATTGCACCAGATAATTTATATGTTGCCGTTTCTACTTTGGACAATGGTACTTGAATTAATTACAACTATTTAATTACTGTTACATTAGTATCACAACTTCTTCTGGGTGACTCATATTAATACTCAATTGAATTTGCAGGTATTGTAGTCGTAAATCCACAAAGAAAATTGACCTCCGTAATACAGAACTTTACATGGGGTGTAGCCTTGTCATCACAAGATTTATTCCCTGCTGGTCTTATCGTGGACCCACGTACTGGTTCCCTTGTCTTAAACAGTCGCACTGGACACGTTCAGTTTTATAATACCCACACAAAGAGTTTATTATACAATGTGAGTGCCGCTATGTTTCTCTTGACTAAGagaaaacaaacaaatatgATATATTGAAGTATTGATGTTTTTCAGATAAATATCACAGCGCAAAATTTTTTGACTCAAGAGCGTAGTGTAATCATTGTAAACACAGAAGTTACGAAAATAGCTTTAAATGACGACGGCACTTGGATGGCTACTGTCGAGGAACGAAACGACAAGTTATCTTGTATAGAAGTTAGACTCAAGTTTTGGATGTTTGACGTCAAAAAGCAGTTGTAAGTGTAAAATATTACATTCTTaaattaaaatgttataaaactTCATGCGTgttttaatttcgttttgttgTTTCAGATATTCGCTAAACACATCCATTGAACTTCCTCACGAGGGTGGCGTGAATGCATTGCGTTTCCAACCAATCACATTCGACGATGATGGAATACTCGCTGTCACAACCGGCAGGGATAAGAAATTCAAATTGTGGCATCTGGTTGAATCTACGTCTATGTACAGTATGTAGAGCTTATATGTTCTCTTGATACGCTGTCGTAAACGGTATTATTAAACTACGAGATCATATGTGTTCTAGAGAAGACAAAACATTGGCAATgtcatagtataggggattataGAAATCTACCTGTTACGGATGCCGGATTCTCGATAGATGGTTCATTAGTTGGTATTGGTTTTGATTCTAGCGTGACAATGTGGATACCCGATACCTGTACATTTAAATGTAGTCTCACTCACAGTCGATGCAACGAACCAATAACGTAAGTTTTATAATATAAAGCAACAATATCAATTACATTTCTGTTGACGTTATCATTTTAATTGTATTAGACGGATCGAGTTCGGAAAGCAAGATGCCTGTCATCTCGTGGTAACAACTTCCGCAAAACATATTGCTGTTTGGAATACTTTATCCCTTACGATGATATGGAGTGTGCCTTTGAGCGTTGCAACTCTTGCAGCTGACTCTAAGTCTATTTACATGGCTGTTTTTACCACTGATAATTCATGTAAGTTTGCATCGCGTTTCATTGAACTATTTAATTTCTGTGTTCAAAACAAAATAGATTCTCCATTttcttaataataaattaaacggTATTTCGATATGGACACTATTTTATTACATGTTCCATTGTTCCAGTGTATGTATTCACACCTCAAAAATCATCGCTCGTATACACAAGGAAAAATGTTGTCGAGAAGAATAGTTCTATTCTGGGTGCTACTTTTATACCGCATCTCCAGGAAAAGCGAAATTCCTCTTACGGACAATGGCAGCGAAAGTCGCAGCTATACTTTTTGGATTCGAATCAAGTATGTgagattttagaaaaattcccagataACGAAGAAGGATATTTATTCATTCTGCGTGTACATAGGAATTGTTAACACTGGAACCAGAGTCCGAAGTGACTATATCGTTAGAGATACTGTCCTCGAATGCGTCCGTACCCGCTACAGCTTTTGCCAACATGATAGCAGCACAGACGACTGCAGAGAAGGAGAAAACAACGCCGTACGTACACGGACAACTGGGTACATCGAAAGGGGGAATGGTGGAAGAAGTAAGTGATGAAGTTATCTTAACATTAATATACACGGGTGTACGTAAGGAACAGAATGACGCGTACTGTACCAGGACCGATAAGGTAAGTGACTCACAGATAAacgtgcaataaaaaaaaacataattttattcTGTAACATATTCTCATTCTCTAATGAGATCGAAACGCATTTATATGTACAGCTTTTCGTATGGTATTGTACAAATAACTATAAAACGCAGAAgtacaaataatattaataagttaACGGAGGGGCTGGATCCACTGACAGCGTGTTCGGTCGTAGAGTAACATAGATCGCCAGTCTCGCAAGAAATTGATTAGGCTCTGTCGTTTCCATAATGCTTTTAATCTATACAAGAAGAGGATCGAACGCGAGCATAGAGAGTCTTACGACGACAGTCTTGATAGTAAGTGTTGTTGGAACCGTGAAGAGTAAAATTCTATGCGCGAATGATGTTGTTTCTTGCGTCAGCTACGTACGGTTTGCATGGTTTACATAGTTTACATAGTTTACAGTGGTTCTAATCGATTCGGTTTGGATCTCGACGGTTCAAATGAGCTTGAACATGTGCA is a window encoding:
- the L(2)05287 gene encoding WD repeat-containing protein l(2)05287, which encodes MHVKLNARRASTTVEVIDVDDLVLARKGGGSIIDHRPVFSHDGETLYIIWKHYIRAYSTQTGDFVKELEPASHRISALIVHPENFNTIIACTENGELNFWSCQSGIITKKLKLNFQEEPKVKTFHIVNYKTHKGNELSQVLITYISKCNKLIYVVLFDLDTGVCAKSTCISINSQEYYVDIIGNHGENLIAILHDVDLHILNPSRNLVDKLHKTGKTGRIPTCIAGHPEEECVATGDSTGRVVVWKSLFQSRPYTAVYHWHTLPVTEIAFSKSGGHMYTGGGECVLVKWVLANPQHKSFLPRLPAPIKHLTIAPDNLYVAVSTLDNGIVVVNPQRKLTSVIQNFTWGVALSSQDLFPAGLIVDPRTGSLVLNSRTGHVQFYNTHTKSLLYNINITAQNFLTQERSVIIVNTEVTKIALNDDGTWMATVEERNDKLSCIEVRLKFWMFDVKKQLYSLNTSIELPHEGGVNALRFQPITFDDDGILAVTTGRDKKFKLWHLVESTSMYKKTKHWQCHSIGDYRNLPVTDAGFSIDGSLVGIGFDSSVTMWIPDTCTFKCSLTHSRCNEPITRIEFGKQDACHLVVTTSAKHIAVWNTLSLTMIWSVPLSVATLAADSKSIYMAVFTTDNSLYVFTPQKSSLVYTRKNVVEKNSSILGATFIPHLQEKRNSSYGQWQRKSQLYFLDSNQELLTLEPESEVTISLEILSSNASVPATAFANMIAAQTTAEKEKTTPYVHGQLGTSKGGMVEELLSVSAHTLPPMKLLCTSFITSLLMSARTQSVEGKRDRSDKANSEDESADESENESSRPTKPVSSPDVVNDDADETKVEVIDHNWTFLKSILPDEEDMETIEH